A stretch of the Theileria equi strain WA chromosome 1, complete sequence genome encodes the following:
- a CDS encoding MAC/Perforin domain containing protein (encoded by transcript BEWA_018870A) has translation MNVNLRLLYGFIIIKSAILISTENPQNPRRGLNKPRAVKTGIKRTNRHGSGINNAPIGNKRSNNGGLNHMSAENDKYATARTRQMRIKPSKEMNRSSNRNINHDISSIKGSSVKNTVRYNVSDRYRNRMTKNNAAPMGKKNRYSVGRIYGINFDDDDDNNNNNKKIRSIHAHNQMNKKRKKRFASENPESSGSLQNRMKDLAKKGGVKLGKMALSKGLGYAEKMLANETPENDSKDDNDDEEDYESLFKNEGDKKDTKEQKSTSKSNGRDKMEEYDEDFADSYTSEDILNGEDSESEKDQEESEDDEKSDESEEEEEEEDDDEEEEEWEEAEEDNFEAPDEPDEFQDDGIVGNQYKTPSGLEYLGAGYDLIKGNPLGDKLTLLDPGYRSNIIQMHWSKRFEGVSNSLKFLQPLGGWIRPYPSCHKVEMVTEIRSSDSLLKALSADANVSLVLPGDSLKFSASAKFKQLDNVSKSEDRKIYMNRSYCFKYVAGISTSLHWDFTLGFKSVISGLTPHFKGLDENSGCKPSVYLEDSTSDICKSSGVTGWMELFEIFGTHVATKIYLGGKIFSTLEVKKNQEEMFKNSGMDIKAILSSQLKDSGINSTVRVSVLKSDNNEEITLDTKKTTFVIGGDVYNYGKYMSFDKWAETVSDHSMPIKAEYTPIINFLDKSLEKAYNSAYIYYGKLILNSDD, from the exons ATGAATGTGAATTTGAGACTATTGTACGGCTTTATCATAATAAAGTCTGCGATTCTTATATCTACTGAGAACCCTCAAAACCCAAGACGGGGTCTAAATAAACCTAGAGCTGTAAAAACCGGTATTAAAAGGACAAACAGACATGGATCTGGTATAAACAATGCTCCAATCGGAAATAAACGATCCAATAATGGAGGTTTAAATCATATGTCTGCAGAAAATGATAAGTATGCTACGGCTAGAACTAGGCAAATGAGAATTAAACCATCAAAAGAAATGAATAGATCGTCAAATAGAAATATAAACCATGATATCAGTTCAATTAAAGGGAGTAGTGTTAAAAATACAGTTAGATATAATGTATCTGATAGATACAGAAATAGGATGACAAAGAATAATGCAGCGCCAATGGGAAAAAAGAACAGGTATTCAGTCGGTAGGATTTATGGCATtaattttgatgatgatgatgataataataataataataaGAAAATAAGATCTATTCATGCCCATAACCAGATGAATAAGAAGCGAAAAAAACGATTCGCATCAGAAAATCCTGAAAGTTCTGGAAGCTTACAAAATAGAATGAAAGATCTAGCAAAAAAGGGTGGAGTTAAATTAGGGAAAATGGCATTAAGTAAAGGATTAGGTTATGCTGAAAAAATGTTAGCTAATGAGACTCCAGAAAATGATTCCAAAGATGATaatgatgatgaagaagattaCGAAAGCctatttaaaaatgaaggaGACAAGAAAGATAcaaaggaacaaaaatCAACTTCAAAATCTAATGGTAGGGataaaatggaagagtatgatgaagattttgCAGACTCCTATACGAGTGAAGATATTCTAAATGGTGAAGATTCAGAATCAGAAAAGGATCAAGAAGAGTCTGAAGACGACGAAAAAAGTGACgaatctgaggaagaggaagaggaagaggatgatgatgaagaagaagaagaatgggAAGAGGCTGAAGAGGACAACTTTGAGGCACCTGATGAACCAGATGAATTTCAGGACGATGGTATCGTTGGAAATCAATACAAAACACCATCTGGATTAG AATACCTTGGTGCCGGCTATGACCTGATTAAAGGCAATCCACTAGGAGACAAATTAACCCTCTTAGACCCAGGATATAGATCAAACATAATCCAGATGCATTGGAGTAAAAGGTTTGAAGGTGTTTCTAACAGCTTAAAATTTCTGCAACCACTTGGTGGATGGATCCGGCCATATCCTTCTTGCCACAAAGTTGAAATG GTAACTGAAATAAGGTCATCTGACTCACTTCTCAAGGCTCTATCAGCTGATGCGAATGTATCCCTAGTTCTCCCTGGTGATTCATTAAAGTTTTCGGCCTCAGCTAAATTCAAACAGTTGGATAATGTGTCAAAATCAGAAGATAGGAAGATTTACATGAACAGATCATATTGTTTCAAATATGTAGCCGGAATTTCAACTTCATTGCACTG GGATTTTACTCTTGGCTTCAAATCGGTAATATCCGGTCTAACTCCTCATTTCAAGGGTTTGGATGAGAATTCTGGTTGCAAACCATCTGTATATCTAGAGGACTCAACGAGTGATATATGCAAAAGCAGCGGGGTCACAGGTTGGATGGAGTTATTCGAAATATTTGGAACCCACGTTGCcacaaaaatatatttaG GTGGTAAGATTTTTAGCACATTGGAAGTAAAGAAAAATCAAGAAGAAATGTTTAAGAACAGTGGTATGGATATAAAAGCAATATTATCTTCTCAACTAAAAGACTCTGGAATTAATTCTACCGTAAGAGTATCGGTTTTAAAATCCgataataatgaagaaaTCACTCTTGACACAAAGAAAACAACATTTGTTATTGGAGGTGATGTTTATAACTATGGTAAATACATGAGTTTTGATAAGTGGGCAGAAACTGTGTCTGACCATTCAATGCCTATTAAAGCGGAATATACGCCCATAATAAATTTTTTGGACAAATCACTAGAAAAGGCGTATAATAGTGCCTACATCTATTATGGCAAATTAATCTTAAATTCAGATGATTAA
- a CDS encoding phenylalanine-tRNA synthetase, putative (encoded by transcript BEWA_018880A) gives MKFHVECFCAQISPNLLPGRQTLALTATRIGYSGYKHTHIPFNRLYSSYNYGIIDHFSDKIARRLDTNILNPIGITTQIIKDFFASNGKISCMNKRFEYVPFESHPISITDNFDELQVPLNHVSRSPRDTYYLSQRYISDYYELKAGKYADFSRDTMDGYFDRKKIDDMGEEFNHSSYKVLPTHTTAHLPGLLRRGMTHAIYSGQVFRRDEIDSQHYPIFHQMDGFLLFSRDELEILRGQYGFDSDTNCEDILMTHLKNTLDDLVNYLFGFVRTTDKDPFDIHTYHTGSHKVSTEMTKYAVNIEKKWDSTAYFPFTHPSLELYIKNKGEWIEILGCGILKNIIIDNNFNDKDDSSLKNYIVGGWAFGIGLERLAMTLCDITDIRQFWETDPRFYRQYEGAYEKRYLPIFKKYSKNPPVIRDISFYLPNTNDKSFDESQFYTMVRKIGKDYIESIEFVSDYYNQNIKKKSLCYRVTYRGFGENITNEFVNTIHKSVENDLVSQFNVELR, from the exons ATGAAGTTCCATGTTGAATGTTTTTGTGCTCAGATATCTCCAAACTTGCTTCCTGGAAGGCAGACACTAGCGCTTACCGCTACTAGAATCGGATATAGTGGTTACAAACACACGCATATACCATTTAACAGATTATATTCATCTTATAACTATGGAATAATTGATCATTTTAGTGATAAAATAGCCAGACGGTTGGatacaaacattttaaatcctATAGGAATAACGACCCAGATCATCAAGGATTTTTTCGCAAGTAACGGCAAAATCAGTTGTATGAACAAAAGATTTGAATATGTGCCATTTGAATCACATCCTATTTCAATTACTGataattttgatgaattACAGGTTCCACTGAATCATGTAAGCCGCAGTCCTAGGGACACTTATTATTTATCGCAAAGGTACATATCCGACTATTATGAACTAAAAGCTGGTAAATATGCTGATTTTTCAAGGGACACAATGGACGGGTATTTTGACAGGAAGAAAATAGATGATATGGGTGAAGAATTTAATCATTCGTCCTACAAAGTTCTTCCAACCCACACAACGGCACACCTTCCAGGCCTTTTAAGAAGAGGAATGACGCATGCAATATATTCAG GACAAGTCTTTCGTCGTGACGAAATTGATTCGCAACACTATCCAATTTTCCATCAAATGGATGGCTtccttttgttttcaagGGATGAATTAGAGATTTTGAGAGGACAATATGGATTTGATTCAGACACTAATTGTGAAGATATTCTAATGACCCATTTGAAGAATACACTTGACGATTTAGTTAATTATTTATTTGGTTTTGTGAGAACTACTGACAAGGATCCTTTTGATATTCACACGTACCACACTGGTAGCCATAAAGTTAGCACAGAAATGACCAAATATGCCGTGAATATTGAAAAGAAATGGGATTCGACAGCGTATTTCCCATTTACGCACCCGTCTTTGGAATTATATATTAAAAACAAAGGAGAATGGATAGAAATTTTAGGTTGTGGTATTTTAAAGAACATAATTATAGATAATAACTTTAATGATAAGGATGATTCTTCCTTGAAAAATTACATAGTAGGGGGATGGGCATTTGGAATAGGTCTGGAGCGTTTGGCAATGACACTCTGTGATATAACTGATATTCGCCAATTTTGGGAAACAGACCCCCGATTTTATAGACAGTATGAAGGTGCCTATGAGAAGAGGTATTTacccatttttaaaaagtaTAGCAAAAATCCACCAGTGATACGCGACATTTCATTTTACTTACCCAATACGAATGATAAATCATTCGACGAATCGCAATTTTATACAATGGTTAGGAAAATTGGCAAGGATTACATTGAGAGTATTGAGTTTGTTTCTGATTATTATAAccaaaatattaaaaaaaAGAGTTTGTGTTATAGAGTAACGTATAGAGgttttggtgaaaatataaCGAATGAGTTTGTAAATACCATACATAAATCTGTCGAAAATGACTTAGTATCACAGTTCAACGTAGAACTCAGATAA
- a CDS encoding hypothetical protein (encoded by transcript BEWA_018890A) — translation MVRLEIWKPKRPSEYNDSEDSQKDEKAIPLFDNTDDKIRIKTFNSPDGIQPTSRVESNEAEDKNYFESEYSDLDGESSTDNGEYAAEWNKLQLVRAFGNQASHSTYNADLVPRVWHSVFYISTIHNLENVTQKYFYSINVGHINESINSQSVRRSVMYTPSYTLKPGERITLKLPIFIWKKRQLVIPYAELKNYVIRIEMWKTRKLQLNTLYSSQTITFKEIIESKSNFTITLNLNVGNNNSQSKDESLRNKNSVTKESEKKVPVHKLNVVMLLEEIFDFVFVFENWWFTGANTLPRTFINAPKTLKISVQSGTGKRWITRSTGSSYDDYWSSPGTFTFRGTLRQMKISYFVVKVYAINNNKFWNKGQLLLGTCVMSLKSVKEYPLVRGIVKKLAIGTKNMQSGTIQGNIRCCVKSASVQFFEDLKTRPAQPISGSALLTHLDHKGQYLVIRILRCENLPSTNSDSNTSDPMIKVKWDGIVNCTCSLESTTSPVYNQNMYFPIHLVDSKELSDPALIKYSLPIDLASKGPVIIEAWDHDDTSSEFLGGAEVHLSKLYTDGVLHSRSLVDGIFNEASQKSYSNDYDTGNNAEISYYSEFSNGVHIQHITRVYADTIPLSGFTVPHSGSKPSITFEMYILPPMPDDLYISEGQKKAVKSDIYHDLGRRWNKDFEIWQRIYNDKIPRSITKRRFLCITTSNAATRDKLPSEVLPLCYFVSPIQISSQLSSPGELLHWISNFTVREEGIAKFCGFEHIDTWQHPSRMLMTRKGGLHDRALLLCSCLLGLGYDAYVCKGTTSNGLREHCWVMTRHADSTVSFWETGNKRIWHLPNRWKNQTHTKNSESVGKEPYVPIVDNYVPIQHYKINKPGFCTENILTEGLAKYELYGIDYLADEKVDLSHIINKQDEIDYDTTAISANFRSTSQAFPKKKKRADKKYEAIQPREELMIPSKTLVLLPYSSIETVFNHKQIWGNIQNHHPACIFYNLDAEAEWRKFLKAPIDEIPDSNIQITPPPSETICEDTSKDILNDITDMIELMRAKRGLTCAISTDQQMSEKLEAFIDLLEFRQRLDPQFDPGMPPHLLGWSNKDRQKKIIQSINQHERIKMTKGIGESTTSLNSTDVSESSHEVRDMSENNTNHLTTRVIEVPSHARSINEQHTDVKFKIRIRNRVSIQTKNNKKSKYKVSISRDLPLKKRTKNAVLSYFKVNVDYKCGENCHKNTEGSETPMSNVSSNAIDNVTQPRNGTTIEYMQLIRQTYHSQAPPNADRVNAPKISGNFSNISRGNRHRFSYDQNRTMVKKARKKIFSLIGRKRNKVPDHHSMPRFAQDMKGILPVNKSHKAFYPEYKIPSEFKVYEQKQFSLWNWYYQLEAMQYGWQKKSGYLPIPPNHTFIGIPIHFSTSDVNEIRNLLTCTKRFKKIIVNDVDKPIYVTYVKVFPLLGGILSTWIFIGCHVPWKM, via the exons ATGGTTAGACTGGAAATTTGGAAGCCAAAAAGGCCCTCCGAGTATAATGATAGTGAAGATAGccaaaaggatgaaaaggcAATTCCCCTATTCGATAACACAGATGATAAGATACGAATTAAAACCTTTAATTCTCCAGAT GGTATCCAACCGACTTCGAGAGTAGAATCAAATGAGGCAGAGGATAAAAATTATTTTGAAAGTGAGTATTCAGATCTAGACGGTGAATCATCGACTgataatggagaatatGCGGCTGAATGGAACAAATTACAATTAGTCAGGGCTTTTGGGAATCAGGCGAGCCACTCTACATATAATGCTGATTTGGTTCCCAGAGTATGGCACAGTGTCTTCTACATTTCTACTATTCATAATTTGGAGAATGTAActcaaaaatatttctaCTCAATCAATGTTGGACACATTAACGAATCGATCAATTCGCAATCTGTCAGGAGAAGTGTCATGTATACACCTTCATACACTCTTAAACCGGGGGAGAGAATCACCCTTAAACTTCCTA TATTCATTTGGAAGAAAAGACAGTTGGTTATTCCCTATGCCGAACTTAAAAATTATGTAATTAGGATAGAAATGTGGAAAACACGCAAACTTCAATTAAATACTCTATATTCATCTCAAACTATAACATTTAAAGAGATCATAGAAAGCAAGTCCAATTTTACCATAACTCTAAATCTAAATGTTGGAAATAACAACAGCCAAAGCAAGGACGAATCATTAAGAAACAAGAACTCTGTAACCAAAGAATCAGAAAAAAAAGTTCCCGTGCACAAACTAAATGTGGTGATGTTACTAGAAGAAATTTTCGATTTTGTGTTTGTATTCGAAAACTGGTGGTTCACAGGGGCAAACACTCTCCCTAGAACATTTATCAATGCTCCAAAAACCCTAAAAATTTCTGTTCAAAGTGGAACTGGGAAAAGATGGATAACTAGAAGTACAGGATCTTCTTACGATGACTATTGGTCATCTCCTGGTACATTTACCTTCCGTGGAACGCTACGTCAAATGAAAATATCTTATTTCGTTGTAAAGGTTTACGCTATTAACAACAAtaaattttggaataaagGGCAGCTTCTTCTCGGTACATGTGTTATGTCACTAAAATCGGTAAAAGAATATCCCCTTGTCAGAGGAATAGTCAAAAAACTAGCAATTGGTACTAAAAATATGCAAAGTGGGACTATACAAGGAAATATACGGTGTTGTGTCAAGAGTGCTAGTGTTCAATTTTTTGAAGACTTGAAAACACGACCGGCGCAACCAATTTCTGGTTCTGCGTTACTCACTCATTTGGATCACAAAGGTCAATATTTGGTAATTAGAATATTGAGATGTGAAAATTTGCCATCTACAAATAGTGATTCAAACACCTCTGATCCTATGATTAAGGTGAAATGGGATGGTATTGTTAATTGCACATGCTCTTTGGAATCAACAACTTCACCCGTATACAATCAAAATATGTATTTCCCTATACATTTAGTTGATTCCAAAGAGCTATCTGATCCTGCACTAATAAAATATAGCTTGCCAATAGATTTGGCATCAAAGGGACCAGTTATAATTGAGGCATGGGATCATGACGATACATCAAGTGAATTTCTCGGAGGTGCAGAGGTTCACTTATCCAAATTGTACACAGATGGTGTTTTGCACTCCAGAAGCCTTGTAGATGGTATTTTTAATGAGGCTTCACAAAAATCTTATTCTAACGATTACGATACTGGTAATAACGCGGAAATTTCATATTATTCAGAATTTTCTAATGGCGTACACATTCAGCATATTACAAGGGTGTACGCAGATACAATTCCTCTATCTGGATTCACTGTTCCACACAGTGGTTCTAAACCTTCAATAACATTTGAAATGTACATTCTTCCACCCATGCCAGATGATCTATACATATCAGAAGGTCAGAAGAAAGCTGTAAAATCGGACATTTATCATGACTTGGGTCGTAGGTGGAATAAAGATTTCGAAATCTGGCAAAGAATatataatgataaaattcCTAGGTCAATAACAAAGAGAAGGTTTCTCTGTATCACAACAAGTAACGCTGCTACGAGAGATAAGCTTCCTTCAGAAGTTCTTCCATTATGTTATTTTGTTTCTCCAATTCAAATATCTTCTCAATTGTCATCTCCAGGGGAGTTACTGCATTGGATATCAAATTTTACCGTAAGGGAGGAAGGAATTGCGAAATTTTGTGGCTTTGAACATATAGACACATGGCAACATCCCTCACGTATGTTAATGACAAGAAAGGGTGGATTACACGACAGGGCACTATTATTGTGTAGCTGTCTTTTAGGGCTTGGTTATGATGCTTATGTTTGTAAGGGTACCACTTCCAATGGCCTGCGTGAACACTGTTGGGTAATGACACGTCATGCAGATTCCACAGTATCATTTTGGGAAACAGGAAACAAACGAATTTGGCACCTACCAAATCGTTGGAAGAACCAAACTCATACTAAAAATTCTGAGAGTGTTGGTAAGGAACCATATGTGCCAATCGTTGACAATTATGTTCCTATACAGCATTATAAGATAAATAAACCGGGATTTTGTACTGAAAATATACTAACTGAAGGTTTAGCCAAGTACGAACTCTATGGTATAGATTATCTTGCTGATGAAAAAGTAGATCTTAGTCACATTATCAATAAGCAGGATGAGATCGACTACGATACAACCGCAATTTCAGCAAATTTTCGCAGCACTTCACAGGCGTTTCCAAAGAAAAAAAAAAGGGCAGATAAGAAATATGAAGCAATACAACCTAGAGAGGAATTAATGATTCCGTCTAAAACCCTGGTCCTTTTACCATACTCTTCGATAGAAACGGTGTTTAACCATAAACAAATTTGGGGTAACATTCAAAATCATCATCCTGCCTGTATATTCTACAATCTGGATGCGGAAGCTGAGTGGCGCAAGTTTCTAAAGGCTCCAATAGATGAAATTCCGGATTCTAACATCCAGATAACTCCTCCACCATCAGAGACTATTTGTGAGGATACATCAAAAGATATATTGAATGATATAACCGATATGATCGAATTGATGCGTGCTAAGAGAGGACTTACGTGTGCAATATCAACAGATCAACAAATGAGCGAAAAATTGGAAGCTTTCATAGACCTTTTGGAGTTTAGACAAAGACTCGATCCACAATTTGATCCGGGTATGCCACCTCATCTTTTGGGGTGGAGTAATAAAGATAGACAAAAAAAAATAATTCAATCAATTAATCAGCATGAAAGGATTAAAATGACAAAGGGGATCGGAGAAAGTACTACTAGTCTAAATAGCACAGATGTATCTGAAAGCTCCCATGAAGTACGTGATATGAGTGAGAATAACACCAATCACCTTACAACAAGAGTAATCGAGGTTCCTAGTCATGCTAGGTCAATTAATGAACAACATACAGATGTTAAATTCAAAATTAGAATTAGGAATCGGGTATCAATCCAAACAAAAAACAATAAAAAAAGCAAATACAAAGTAAGTATTTCTCGGGATCTTCCCTTGAAAAAAAGAACTaaaaatgcagttttatcatattttaaagTAAATGTAGACTATAAGTGTGGTGAAAATTGTCATAAAAACACAGAGGGCTCTGAAACGCCAATGTCAAACGTATCTTCTAACGCAATTGATAATGTAACACAACCACGGAATGGAACAACTATAGAATATATGCAACTTATTAGGCAAACGTATCATTCTCAGGCTCCTCCGAATGCTGATAGAGTAAATGCCCCCAAAATAAGTGGAAATTTTTCAAACATTTCCAGAGGGAATAGACATAGATTTTCGTATGATCAAAATAGAACAATGGTAAAAAAGGCAAGAAAAAAAATTTTCTCACTAAttggaaggaagagaaacAAGGTACCAGATCACCATTCAATGCCAAGATTCGCGCAAGATATGAAAGGAATACTGCCTGTTAACAAAAGTCATAAGGCGTTTTACCCAGAGTACAAAATCCCAAGTGAATTCAAAGTTTATGAACAAAAACAATTCTCACTCTGGAATTGGTACTACCAACTAGAAGCTATGCAATATGGGTGGCAAAAAAAAAGTGGATATTTACCCATACCACCAAACCACACATTTATAGGTATACCAATACACTTTTCAACCAGCGATGTCAACGAGATACGAAATCTTCTAACATGTACAAAAAGGTTCAAAAAAATTATAGTGAATGATGTGGACAAACCGATATACGTAACCTATGTAAAAGTTTTTCCTCTGCTAGGGGGTATTCTGTCAACATGGATATTTATAGGATGTCACGTACCGTGGAAAATGTGA
- a CDS encoding dihydroorotate dehydrogenase, putative (encoded by transcript BEWA_018900A), which translates to MRRFVDPELSHNISILSAKVGLTPIDYSVDPPILYNNIKHMKIFNPIGMAAGYDKHAEVPLEVLRLGFGFVEVGTILPKPQEGNPKPRMFRLPNNKAIINSYGFNSLGVEKAVENMKRARELQAKDPLTKDSIIGISIGKNKHGEIIEDVTYCIKKIGCYADYIAINISSPNTPNLRDNQRKEPLLKIINASKTALNEIDIEAAANNLPYTNTTKERPLLFIKISPDVSAVQLKDIADVAMQCSVDGLILTNTTVARPESVSDEVTSIGNPGGGLSGKPLLEKSRRIIHEMYSLTNGKIPIIACGGISTPEDALDMIEAGASLCQIYTAMIYEGPKLPSNMKKNLAYLLSKRGYTNISQAIGAAHVSKKKV; encoded by the exons ATGAGAAGATTCGTCGATCCAGAGCTTTCTCACAACATTAGTATTTTATCAGCAAAAGTGGGACTTACTCCAATCGACTATTCTGTTGACCCTCCCATACTGTATAACAATATAAAGCATATGAAGATATTTAATCCTATAG GAATGGCGGCAGGATATGATAAACATGCAGAAGTTCCACTGGAGGTGTTAAGATTAGGATTTGGGTTTGTTGAAGTTGGGACAATACTACCAAAGCCTCAAGAAGGTAATCCTAAGCCTAGGATGTTTAGACTACCAAACAATAAGGCAATTATAAACAGCTATGGATTTAACAG TCTAGGAGTAGAGAAAGCTGTTGAAAATATGAAGCGTGCCAGAGAGTTACAAGCAAAGGATCCGCTTACAAAGGATTCCATTATAGGCATAAGCATTG GAAAAAATAAACATGGTGAAATAATAGAAGATGTTACATATTGTATTAAAAAAATAGGATGCTATGCGGACTACATAGCAATTAATATAAGTTCACCAAACACACCAAACTTGAGAGACAACCAAAGAAAAGAGCCTCTACTTAAAATCATAAATGCCTCTAAAACTGCTTTAAATGAAATAGACATTGAAGCAGCTGCAAACAATCTTCCATACACTAATACCACAAAGGAAAGACCATTGCTATTCATAAAAATATCA CCTGATGTTAGTGCTGTCCAACTTAAAGATATAGCCGATGTC GCAATGCAGTGTTCCGTAGATGGGCTCATATTGACAAACACTACG GTTGCACGTCCAGAATCGGTATCGGATGAAGTAACATCTATCGGGAATCCGGGAGGCGGTTTAAGCGGCAAACCCCTATTGGAAAAATCCAGGAGGATAATCCATGAAATGTACAGTCTGACCAACGGGAAGATCCCTATAATCGCG TGTGGAGGCATTTCTACTCCCGAAGATGCATTGGATATGATAGAAGCTGGAGCATCTTTGTGTCAAATATACACAGCTATG ATATATGAAGGACCCAAGCTTCCAAGCAACATGAAGAAAAACTTGGCTTATTTACTATCAAAGAGAG GATATACTAACATTTCCCAAGCTATTGGAGCTGCACATGTTTCCAAAAAAAAGGTTTAA